A portion of the Labilithrix sp. genome contains these proteins:
- a CDS encoding trypsin-like serine protease, translated as MRSARLLLVALGTTLFAGCIDHAPDPELPADQAGTIVPPSGSSSTTEPNRPQPKQAPRATLEVLKESVLVLMLDEDDNEYFCTGTLVAKDRVVTAGHCLERRRFHDYQVIAPLADGAPRVTASNPTPMSDRFLDVAEPDFGFLTLDEPIELAQYGVLTDVTARVDEGATVKVATAVRQEEEREAPLEAVDGLEVRSTTDMGYDHGFGVPLFSHGGDSGAGFFLVEDGQTTHKLVGVAREPDPDSGLDHITRVDAKVLAWYRANAGE; from the coding sequence ATGCGAAGCGCTCGGCTTCTGCTCGTCGCCCTCGGCACCACCCTCTTCGCCGGATGCATCGATCACGCGCCCGATCCGGAGCTGCCTGCGGATCAGGCCGGGACCATCGTTCCGCCGTCGGGAAGCAGCAGCACCACTGAGCCGAACAGGCCGCAACCGAAGCAGGCCCCGCGCGCCACGCTCGAGGTCCTGAAGGAGTCCGTCCTCGTCCTCATGCTCGACGAGGACGACAACGAGTACTTCTGCACCGGCACCCTCGTCGCGAAGGACCGCGTCGTCACCGCCGGCCACTGCCTCGAGCGCCGCCGCTTCCACGACTACCAGGTCATCGCCCCGCTCGCGGACGGCGCGCCGCGCGTGACCGCCTCGAACCCCACGCCGATGAGCGACCGCTTCCTCGACGTCGCCGAGCCGGACTTCGGGTTCCTCACCCTCGACGAGCCGATCGAGCTCGCGCAGTACGGCGTCCTCACCGACGTCACCGCGCGCGTCGACGAGGGAGCGACGGTGAAGGTCGCGACCGCGGTGCGGCAAGAAGAGGAGCGCGAGGCGCCGCTCGAGGCGGTCGACGGCCTCGAGGTCCGGTCGACGACGGACATGGGCTACGACCACGGCTTCGGCGTGCCGCTCTTCTCGCACGGCGGCGACTCCGGCGCCGGCTTCTTCCTCGTCGAGGACGGCCAGACCACACACAAGCTCGTCGGCGTCGCGCGCGAGCCCGATCCCGACTCGGGCCTCGATCACATCACGCGCGTCGACGCGAAGGTCCTCGCCTGGTACCGCGCCAACGCGGGAGAGTGA
- a CDS encoding LEA type 2 family protein, protein MKLAFLALGLALVVACKKPEPPHIVPKEARVAAVSPAGVDIVVKVEATNPNTVTLSARSFTGKAKLDGKYDLAMVTVERPIVLPPQQPTMLEVPMTLPWSDMNALATLATAQKPVPYVIDGSVTVGGESLNVTLPYSLSGTIAREQLIAAAMRGLPTLIPPVPAPAPAPPR, encoded by the coding sequence GTGAAGCTCGCATTCCTCGCGCTCGGTCTCGCTCTCGTCGTCGCCTGCAAGAAGCCCGAGCCGCCGCACATCGTGCCGAAGGAAGCGCGCGTCGCGGCGGTGAGCCCGGCCGGGGTCGACATCGTCGTGAAGGTCGAGGCGACGAACCCGAACACGGTGACGCTCTCCGCGCGATCGTTCACCGGCAAGGCGAAGCTCGACGGGAAATACGACCTCGCGATGGTCACGGTAGAAAGGCCGATCGTGCTGCCGCCGCAGCAGCCGACGATGCTCGAGGTCCCGATGACGCTGCCCTGGAGCGACATGAACGCGCTCGCCACGCTCGCGACCGCGCAGAAGCCCGTCCCCTACGTCATCGACGGCTCCGTCACCGTCGGCGGCGAGTCGCTCAACGTCACGCTCCCCTACTCCCTCTCCGGCACCATCGCACGCGAACAGCTCATCGCCGCCGCGATGCGCGGCCTCCCGACGCTCATCCCTCCCGTACCTGCCCCCGCCCCCGCTCCCCCACGCTGA
- a CDS encoding efflux RND transporter permease subunit, whose product MALLAALVRWSLANRPVVLFATAILVALGLRAATELPIDAVPDLTNIQVQVITAAPALSPVEVEQYVSVPVERALAGVPRSTQIRSISKYGLSVVTVVFRDDTSITLARQLVAERMREAEEAVGARYGKPELGPISTGLGEIFQFTVRGEGHSLIEVEEILDWQIAPQLRAVPGIVEVNSFGGEDKQYQVVLDPARLQASGLSVAQVAEAIEKANGNAGGGYIEHNREHFVIGTDGLVRSLDDLRRVVIGATPQGVPITVATVGDVQIGPRLRRGAATRDGAGEVAVGVTLMLMGESSRTVTEAVKTKLAAIAPSLPPGLHIEPFYDRSELVDRTIRTVARNLAEGALLVVVVLFLLLGDLRAGLVVATVIPLSLLFAVVVMNAAGLSGNLMSLGAIDFGLIVDGAVIIVENAARRLSERAGPLTPEERLRTVEDATLEVRSASVFGEAIIAIVYVPLLALVGIEGKLFRPMALTVLLALGGAFLLSLTWVPVLTSYLVRERPGGHDTALLGFVRRRYARILGGALRRRWLTSGVAIAVVAGAGLLATRLGAELVPQLDEGDLLIEARRLPGAALSESVATSLRLERALREIPEVATVVSRTGAPEVATDPMGLEQTDVYVALKPRDRWRPGVTKADLADALAERMEARVPEIAGAISQPIQMRTNELVAGVRSDVAVLVYGPDIDALRDAGERIAAAIRAVPGAVDVRVEAVAGLRYLQIRPDRNKLARYGLTVADVNQVTETIAVGHPVGVVREGDRRFGIVVKTAHGFDGDLDAFRALPLRSLTGRIVPLGDVADVGFGFGPAQISRESQSRRLAVELNVRGRDLLSVVNDARRAVGERVELPVGYRVEWGGQFEHYVEARNRLAVVVPVALALILFLLWLALRSRRAALVVFLNVPFAVVGGVVALFARDLPFSISAGVGFIALFGVAVLNGLVLISFAHQLEREGTRHDAAIAHAAEMRLRPVLMTALVATFGFLPMALSTAPGSEVQRPLATVVIGGLLSATLLTVLVLPVVYTIVGAPRRDGRYDSLRAPPRAPPREAAHGT is encoded by the coding sequence ATGGCCCTCCTCGCCGCCCTCGTCCGCTGGTCGCTCGCGAACCGCCCCGTCGTCCTCTTCGCGACCGCCATCCTCGTCGCGCTCGGGCTCCGCGCCGCGACCGAGCTCCCGATCGACGCGGTGCCCGATCTGACCAACATCCAAGTACAGGTCATCACCGCCGCGCCCGCGCTCTCCCCCGTCGAGGTCGAGCAATACGTCTCCGTGCCGGTGGAGCGCGCGCTCGCGGGGGTCCCGCGCTCGACCCAGATCCGCTCGATATCCAAGTACGGCCTCTCCGTCGTCACCGTCGTCTTCCGCGACGACACGAGCATCACCCTCGCGCGCCAGCTCGTCGCGGAGCGCATGCGGGAGGCCGAAGAAGCCGTCGGCGCCCGCTACGGCAAGCCGGAGCTCGGCCCCATCAGCACCGGCCTCGGCGAGATATTCCAGTTTACGGTCCGCGGAGAAGGCCATTCACTCATCGAAGTAGAAGAGATCCTCGATTGGCAAATAGCGCCGCAGCTCCGCGCCGTCCCCGGCATCGTCGAGGTCAACAGCTTCGGCGGAGAGGACAAGCAGTACCAGGTCGTCCTCGATCCCGCGCGCCTCCAGGCGTCCGGCCTCTCCGTCGCGCAGGTCGCGGAGGCGATCGAGAAGGCGAACGGCAACGCCGGCGGCGGCTACATCGAGCACAACCGCGAGCACTTCGTCATCGGGACCGACGGCCTCGTGCGGAGCCTCGACGACCTGCGCCGCGTCGTCATCGGCGCGACGCCCCAAGGCGTCCCGATCACGGTCGCGACCGTGGGCGACGTCCAGATCGGCCCCCGCCTCCGCCGCGGCGCCGCGACGAGAGACGGCGCCGGCGAGGTCGCGGTCGGCGTCACGCTCATGCTCATGGGCGAGAGCTCGCGCACGGTCACCGAGGCGGTGAAGACGAAGCTCGCCGCGATCGCACCGTCGCTGCCGCCCGGCCTCCACATCGAGCCGTTCTACGACCGCAGCGAGCTCGTCGACCGCACGATCCGCACCGTCGCGCGGAACCTGGCCGAAGGCGCGCTCCTCGTCGTCGTCGTCCTCTTCCTCCTCCTCGGCGATCTCCGCGCCGGCCTCGTCGTCGCGACCGTGATCCCGCTCTCGCTCCTCTTCGCCGTCGTCGTGATGAACGCCGCCGGCCTGAGCGGGAACCTGATGAGCCTCGGCGCGATCGACTTCGGCCTCATCGTCGACGGCGCCGTCATCATCGTCGAGAACGCCGCGCGCCGGCTGTCGGAGCGCGCGGGGCCGCTCACGCCGGAGGAGCGCCTCCGCACGGTGGAGGACGCGACGCTCGAGGTCCGCTCCGCGAGCGTCTTCGGCGAGGCGATCATCGCGATCGTCTACGTCCCGCTCCTCGCCCTCGTCGGGATCGAAGGGAAGCTGTTCCGCCCGATGGCGCTCACCGTGCTCCTCGCGCTCGGCGGCGCGTTCCTCCTCTCGCTCACGTGGGTCCCCGTCCTCACGAGCTACCTCGTGCGCGAGCGCCCCGGCGGCCACGACACCGCGCTCCTCGGCTTCGTCCGCCGCCGCTACGCGCGGATCCTCGGCGGCGCGCTGCGGAGGCGCTGGCTCACGAGCGGCGTCGCGATCGCGGTCGTCGCCGGCGCGGGATTGCTCGCGACGCGCCTCGGCGCCGAGCTCGTGCCGCAGCTCGACGAGGGCGACCTCCTCATCGAGGCGCGGCGGCTGCCGGGCGCGGCGCTGAGCGAGTCGGTCGCGACGAGCCTCCGCCTCGAGCGAGCGCTGCGCGAGATCCCCGAGGTCGCGACCGTGGTGAGCCGCACCGGCGCGCCGGAGGTCGCGACCGATCCGATGGGCCTCGAGCAGACCGACGTCTACGTCGCGCTGAAGCCGCGCGATCGGTGGCGCCCCGGCGTGACGAAGGCGGACCTCGCCGACGCGCTCGCCGAGCGGATGGAGGCGCGCGTGCCCGAGATCGCGGGCGCGATCTCGCAGCCGATCCAGATGCGCACGAACGAGCTCGTCGCCGGCGTCCGCTCCGACGTCGCGGTGCTCGTCTACGGTCCCGACATCGACGCGCTGCGCGACGCGGGCGAGCGCATCGCCGCCGCGATCCGCGCCGTGCCGGGCGCGGTCGACGTGCGCGTCGAGGCCGTCGCCGGTCTCCGCTACCTCCAGATCAGACCCGACCGCAACAAGCTCGCGCGCTACGGGCTCACCGTCGCCGACGTGAACCAGGTCACCGAGACCATCGCGGTGGGGCATCCCGTCGGCGTGGTGCGCGAGGGCGATCGCCGCTTCGGCATCGTCGTCAAGACCGCGCACGGCTTCGACGGCGATCTCGACGCGTTCCGCGCGCTCCCGCTCCGCTCGCTGACCGGCCGGATCGTCCCGCTCGGCGACGTCGCCGACGTCGGCTTCGGCTTCGGCCCCGCGCAGATCAGCCGCGAGAGCCAATCGCGCCGCCTCGCCGTCGAGCTGAACGTGCGCGGGCGGGACCTCCTCTCCGTCGTGAACGACGCGCGCCGCGCGGTGGGCGAGCGCGTCGAGCTCCCGGTCGGCTACCGCGTGGAGTGGGGCGGTCAGTTCGAGCACTACGTCGAAGCGCGGAACCGCCTCGCCGTCGTCGTGCCGGTCGCGCTCGCGCTGATCCTCTTCCTCCTCTGGCTCGCGCTCCGCTCGCGGCGCGCGGCGCTCGTCGTCTTCCTGAACGTGCCGTTCGCCGTCGTCGGCGGCGTCGTCGCGCTCTTCGCGCGCGACCTCCCCTTCTCGATCTCCGCCGGCGTCGGCTTCATCGCGCTCTTCGGCGTCGCGGTGCTGAACGGCCTCGTCCTCATCTCGTTCGCGCATCAGCTCGAGCGCGAGGGCACGCGTCACGACGCGGCGATCGCGCACGCGGCGGAGATGCGCCTGCGTCCGGTGCTCATGACCGCGCTCGTGGCGACGTTCGGCTTCCTCCCGATGGCGCTGTCGACCGCGCCCGGGAGCGAGGTCCAGCGGCCGCTCGCGACCGTCGTCATCGGCGGCCTCCTCTCCGCCACGCTCCTCACCGTCCTCGTGCTCCCCGTCGTCTACACGATCGTCGGCGCGCCGCGCCGCGACGGCCGCTACGATTCGCTCCGCGCCCCACCCCGCGCTCCACCCCGCGAGGCCGCTCATGGGACATGA
- a CDS encoding cation transporter, translating into MGHDHDHGARTGRAFAISVGVNGAFVLIELVAGLLSSSVALVADAAHNFGDVLGLVLAWGAARLARRKPTGRRTYGLRRSTILAALANGVLLVLAVGAVAWESIERLRVPAAPQGLAMLVVAGAGIVVNTGSALLFLRDRKRDANVRGAFLHLVADALVSAGVVVAGGALLVTRWTWIDPAMSLLVSVVILAGTWSLLRDALNLALDAAPAHVDVDAVRAHLAALPAVRGVHDLHIWALSTSETALTGHLVMAPADRAPTFLRDVARELEQRFEIHHTTIQIESPEEAGGCEDCETILPSEKRHESESASDEAPHHDHRHGARLDGVR; encoded by the coding sequence ATGGGACATGACCACGACCACGGCGCCCGCACCGGACGCGCCTTCGCGATCAGCGTCGGCGTGAACGGCGCCTTCGTCCTGATCGAGCTCGTCGCCGGTCTCCTCTCGAGCTCGGTCGCGCTCGTCGCCGACGCCGCGCACAACTTCGGCGACGTCCTCGGCCTCGTCCTCGCGTGGGGCGCGGCGCGGCTCGCGCGGCGCAAGCCCACCGGCCGCCGCACCTACGGCCTCCGCCGCTCCACGATCCTCGCCGCGCTCGCGAACGGCGTGCTCCTCGTCCTCGCGGTGGGCGCGGTGGCGTGGGAGTCGATCGAGCGCCTCCGCGTCCCCGCCGCGCCGCAGGGGCTCGCGATGCTCGTCGTCGCGGGCGCGGGGATCGTCGTGAACACCGGCTCCGCGCTCCTCTTCCTCCGCGACCGGAAGCGCGACGCGAACGTCCGCGGCGCGTTCCTCCACCTCGTCGCCGACGCGCTCGTCTCGGCGGGCGTCGTCGTCGCCGGCGGCGCGCTCCTCGTCACGCGATGGACCTGGATCGATCCGGCGATGAGCCTCCTCGTCTCGGTCGTCATCCTCGCCGGGACGTGGTCGCTCCTCCGCGACGCGCTGAACCTCGCGCTCGACGCGGCGCCGGCGCACGTCGACGTCGACGCGGTCCGCGCGCACCTCGCCGCGCTCCCCGCCGTGCGCGGCGTGCACGACCTCCACATCTGGGCGCTCTCGACGTCGGAGACCGCCCTGACCGGCCACCTCGTGATGGCCCCCGCCGACCGCGCTCCAACCTTCCTCCGCGACGTCGCGCGCGAGCTCGAGCAGCGATTCGAAATTCATCACACCACGATTCAGATAGAGTCGCCGGAAGAAGCCGGCGGCTGCGAGGACTGCGAGACAATCCTTCCTTCGGAGAAGAGACATGAAAGCGAATCCGCATCAGACGAAGCTCCTCATCATGACCATCGGCACGGCGCTCGCTTGGACGGCGTGCGATAG
- a CDS encoding DEAD/DEAH box helicase, with amino-acid sequence MPRWDEAIEDVLASYERSTLVRGQHYADDGRVTVTRRDVSVVRGRVRGTQPYDVQIGVEEGEPFTSCTCPAYDREGECKHIAALAYVLHGGRPEPASALPSIFRAVYSASSVLTRLPLYGGEPLAGPEPDRWLSLADWFWRTKDRSVLLDHAPAIAQVLERLRIWLPPPPAPMPATGFEVLYAQLAELYADRAVECEIRHALPGPLDDRHPGWTFTYDPKRRVLEARESSSPLLARPLRLALSVALAPGTPLRFEGQAFTSYAGADAWELFALRALLEAMHARRDEAIARLERELSRPLWEHVLDDLTPKTHAEDTREWAFSVQPTYHDYGFVVMAWTRPTAGRATKWKKATFDAAFASERSDLALEREIGRIALCSLEGSRAMLVLGTPQGHELARLLAQHPKVVFAPSRGAIDEGQPVRFVVGQLRVNLERGANGSLAPRLFVGDAPLPLPPTALLGSGPSAVFRGGADVDRESRALLLCSVHVPPPLRSWLETIAKMGGALAFPSEAVPKLATATQPLVSAGVVSLPREALGEELTAEPRAALRIEWRPDGASIEPVVSVHPKAPLVDPGLGARLFTFEIEDKRVFVERRLDDELAIASAVTEQVDAPVDWGPKGGSVSGIEEMIALAGWLDDNPLDLRIEVKRGRTPTLIGLRDARSNLRVNRVGHWLRLDGELDVNGVKLTVGDVLEAVRHARRYVTAGEGTFLELGQETVRKLAPVAMAAELAPANDNAGPGATVHDAFGVLLHEALDVFQDVAQEGVDLRAYVKRFTARTKATRAPPLEKGALRSYQREGVEWMLQLATWAPGCVLADDMGLGKTVQTAAVLKARAKIGPALVVAPASVSSNWVAELARFMPSLDVTWFNEDRAIADVGAGDVVVVSYGLLAREHARLAAIEWATAVVDEAQYVKNTGSRRTDAVRSLTRGFTVALTGTPLENHLGELFTIVDIVFPGLLGDAETFRERFRRPIETRNDAERLEALGRMLAPFLLRRTRASVLRELPPREEITEQLDLSVPERKRYLALRQAIEAEFAKKRSKKKSETAAQLRIALLAALTRLRQLACDPALVDETYDGPSTKTARAVELATEIAAEGNKALVFSSFTQYLDKVRRALEAAGLSVAYLAGDTATTKRKELVDAFQAGAYDVFCVSLLAGGTGLNLTRASYVVHLDPWWNPAAEEQATSRAHRMGQTGPVTVYRLVARGTIEEAVLEMHGVKKALAAAVLDGKGQAKAISEHELLELLRFGG; translated from the coding sequence ATGCCGCGCTGGGACGAAGCGATCGAGGATGTCCTCGCTTCTTATGAGCGAAGCACGCTCGTGCGCGGCCAGCACTACGCGGATGACGGCCGTGTCACGGTCACCCGGCGCGATGTCTCGGTCGTCCGCGGCCGCGTGCGCGGGACGCAGCCCTACGACGTCCAGATCGGGGTCGAGGAGGGCGAGCCGTTCACGTCGTGCACGTGCCCCGCGTACGACCGGGAAGGGGAGTGCAAGCACATCGCCGCGCTCGCGTACGTGCTCCACGGCGGCAGGCCGGAGCCCGCGAGCGCCCTGCCTTCGATCTTCCGCGCCGTGTACTCCGCGAGCAGTGTGCTCACGCGCCTCCCCCTCTACGGCGGCGAGCCGCTCGCGGGACCGGAGCCCGATCGCTGGCTCTCGCTCGCCGACTGGTTCTGGCGCACGAAGGACCGGAGCGTCCTCCTCGATCACGCGCCGGCGATCGCGCAGGTGCTCGAGCGACTTCGCATCTGGCTGCCGCCGCCACCCGCGCCGATGCCGGCGACCGGCTTCGAGGTCCTCTACGCGCAGCTCGCCGAGCTCTACGCCGATCGCGCGGTGGAGTGCGAGATCCGGCACGCGCTCCCGGGGCCGCTCGACGATCGGCACCCGGGGTGGACGTTCACCTACGATCCGAAGCGCCGCGTGCTCGAGGCGCGCGAGAGCTCGTCGCCGCTCCTCGCGCGTCCGCTCCGCCTCGCGCTCTCCGTCGCGCTCGCGCCCGGGACGCCGCTCCGCTTCGAGGGCCAGGCCTTCACCTCGTACGCCGGCGCCGACGCGTGGGAGCTCTTCGCGCTGCGCGCGCTCCTCGAGGCGATGCACGCGCGGAGGGACGAGGCGATCGCCCGGCTCGAGCGCGAGCTGTCGCGTCCGCTGTGGGAGCACGTGCTGGACGACCTCACGCCGAAGACGCACGCCGAGGACACGCGCGAGTGGGCCTTCTCCGTCCAGCCGACGTACCACGACTACGGCTTCGTCGTGATGGCGTGGACGCGCCCCACCGCCGGACGCGCGACGAAATGGAAGAAGGCGACCTTCGACGCCGCGTTCGCGTCGGAGCGCTCGGACCTCGCGCTCGAGCGGGAGATCGGACGCATCGCGCTGTGCAGCCTCGAAGGCTCGCGCGCGATGCTCGTCCTCGGAACGCCGCAGGGGCACGAGCTCGCGCGCCTCCTCGCGCAGCACCCGAAGGTCGTCTTCGCTCCGAGCCGCGGCGCGATCGACGAAGGCCAGCCGGTGCGGTTCGTGGTGGGGCAGCTCCGCGTGAACCTCGAGCGCGGCGCGAACGGATCGCTCGCGCCCAGGCTCTTCGTCGGCGACGCGCCGCTCCCGCTCCCGCCGACCGCGCTGCTCGGGTCGGGGCCGAGCGCGGTCTTCCGCGGCGGCGCGGACGTCGATCGCGAGTCGCGCGCGCTCCTCCTCTGCTCCGTGCACGTCCCGCCGCCGCTGCGCTCGTGGCTCGAGACGATCGCGAAGATGGGCGGCGCGCTCGCGTTCCCGAGCGAGGCGGTGCCGAAGCTCGCGACCGCGACCCAGCCGCTCGTCAGCGCCGGCGTCGTGTCGCTCCCGCGCGAGGCCCTCGGCGAGGAGCTCACCGCCGAGCCGCGCGCCGCGCTGCGGATCGAGTGGCGGCCCGACGGCGCGAGCATCGAGCCGGTCGTGTCGGTCCATCCGAAGGCCCCGCTCGTCGATCCCGGGCTCGGCGCGCGCCTCTTCACGTTCGAGATCGAAGACAAGCGCGTGTTCGTCGAGCGCCGGCTGGACGACGAGCTCGCGATCGCGTCCGCGGTGACGGAGCAGGTCGACGCGCCGGTCGACTGGGGACCGAAGGGCGGGAGCGTCAGCGGGATCGAGGAGATGATCGCGCTCGCGGGATGGCTCGACGACAACCCGCTCGATCTCCGGATCGAGGTGAAGCGCGGACGTACTCCGACGTTGATCGGGCTCCGCGACGCGCGCTCGAACCTGCGCGTGAACCGCGTCGGCCACTGGCTGCGCCTCGACGGCGAGCTCGACGTGAACGGGGTGAAGCTCACCGTCGGCGACGTGCTCGAGGCCGTGCGACACGCGCGCCGCTACGTCACCGCGGGCGAAGGCACCTTCCTCGAGCTCGGGCAGGAGACGGTGCGGAAGCTCGCGCCCGTCGCGATGGCGGCCGAGCTCGCGCCCGCGAACGACAACGCGGGGCCGGGCGCGACGGTGCACGACGCGTTCGGCGTCCTGCTCCACGAGGCGCTCGACGTCTTCCAGGACGTCGCGCAAGAGGGCGTCGATCTCCGCGCCTACGTGAAGCGCTTCACCGCGCGCACGAAGGCGACGCGCGCGCCGCCGCTCGAGAAGGGCGCGCTCCGCTCGTACCAGCGCGAAGGGGTGGAGTGGATGCTGCAGCTCGCGACGTGGGCGCCGGGCTGCGTCCTCGCCGACGACATGGGGCTCGGCAAGACGGTGCAGACCGCGGCGGTGCTGAAGGCGCGCGCCAAGATCGGGCCCGCGCTCGTCGTCGCGCCGGCGAGCGTGTCGTCGAACTGGGTCGCGGAGCTCGCGCGCTTCATGCCGTCGCTCGACGTGACGTGGTTCAACGAGGACCGCGCGATCGCGGACGTGGGCGCGGGCGACGTCGTCGTCGTCTCGTACGGCCTCCTCGCGCGCGAGCACGCGCGGCTCGCCGCGATCGAGTGGGCGACCGCGGTCGTGGACGAGGCGCAGTACGTGAAGAACACCGGCTCGCGCCGCACCGACGCCGTGCGCAGCCTGACGCGCGGCTTCACCGTCGCGCTGACCGGCACGCCGCTCGAGAACCACCTCGGCGAGCTCTTCACGATCGTGGACATCGTGTTCCCGGGCCTGCTCGGGGACGCGGAGACGTTCCGCGAGCGCTTCCGGCGGCCGATCGAGACGCGCAACGACGCCGAGCGCCTCGAGGCCCTCGGCCGCATGCTCGCGCCCTTCCTCCTCCGCCGCACGCGCGCCTCGGTCCTGCGCGAGCTCCCGCCGCGCGAGGAGATCACGGAGCAGCTCGATCTCTCCGTCCCCGAGCGCAAGCGCTACCTCGCGCTGCGGCAGGCGATCGAAGCCGAATTCGCGAAGAAGCGATCGAAGAAGAAGAGCGAGACCGCGGCGCAGCTCCGGATCGCGCTGCTCGCCGCGCTCACGCGCCTGCGCCAGCTCGCGTGCGATCCCGCGCTCGTCGACGAGACCTACGACGGGCCTTCGACGAAGACCGCGCGCGCGGTCGAGCTCGCGACGGAGATCGCGGCGGAGGGGAACAAGGCGCTCGTCTTCAGCTCCTTCACGCAGTACCTCGACAAGGTCCGCCGCGCGCTCGAGGCGGCGGGCCTCTCGGTCGCGTACCTCGCCGGCGACACGGCGACGACGAAGCGGAAGGAGCTCGTCGACGCGTTCCAGGCGGGCGCGTACGACGTGTTCTGCGTGTCGCTCCTCGCCGGCGGCACCGGCCTCAACCTCACGCGCGCGAGCTACGTCGTGCACCTCGACCCGTGGTGGAACCCCGCCGCGGAGGAGCAGGCGACGTCGCGCGCGCATCGCATGGGGCAGACGGGGCCCGTCACGGTGTACCGCCTCGTCGCGCGCGGCACGATCGAGGAGGCCGTGCTCGAGATGCACGGCGTGAAGAAGGCGCTCGCCGCGGCCGTGCTCGACGGGAAGGGGCAGGCGAAGGCGATCTCCGAGCATGAGCTCCTCGAGCTGCTCCGCTTCGGGGGCTAA
- a CDS encoding crotonase/enoyl-CoA hydratase family protein: MASELLTYTLEGNVAVVRMDDGKANALSDAMIDAILEALARAENEAGAMILAGREGRFSGGFDLKVMMSSPAAAKALLTHGVDLFMKLYASKVPLVIACTGHALAGGALMVLCGDLRVGAEGAFRIGLNEVEIGLPVPVLAMELARDRLAKSELTKATLLATVYDPGGAVRAGYLDEIVPADAVLAKAKEEATKLTRLSKTAFEASKVRLRKKTIDHIYASLEADMASLLPS, translated from the coding sequence GTGGCAAGCGAGCTCCTCACGTACACCCTCGAAGGCAACGTCGCGGTCGTCCGCATGGACGACGGAAAGGCGAACGCGCTCTCCGACGCGATGATCGACGCGATCCTCGAAGCGCTCGCGCGCGCGGAGAACGAAGCGGGCGCGATGATCCTCGCCGGCCGCGAGGGCCGCTTCTCGGGCGGCTTCGACCTGAAGGTGATGATGTCGAGCCCCGCCGCGGCGAAGGCGCTCCTCACCCACGGCGTCGACCTGTTCATGAAGCTCTACGCGTCGAAGGTCCCGCTCGTCATCGCGTGCACCGGCCACGCGCTCGCGGGCGGCGCGCTCATGGTCCTCTGCGGCGACCTCCGCGTCGGCGCCGAAGGCGCGTTCCGCATCGGCCTGAACGAGGTCGAGATCGGCCTGCCGGTCCCGGTCCTCGCGATGGAGCTCGCGCGCGACCGCCTCGCGAAGAGCGAGCTGACGAAGGCGACGCTGCTCGCCACCGTCTACGATCCCGGCGGCGCCGTGCGCGCGGGCTACCTCGACGAGATCGTGCCCGCGGACGCGGTCCTCGCGAAGGCGAAGGAGGAGGCGACCAAGCTGACGCGCCTCTCCAAGACCGCGTTCGAGGCCTCCAAGGTCCGCCTCCGCAAGAAGACGATCGACCATATCTACGCCTCGCTCGAGGCGGACATGGCGAGCCTCCTTCCGTCGTGA